The DNA region CTTATTTTAAGTTCATCAATACTGGGCGGTTTAACAAAAACGGCTAAGGTTTCTTCAGGGAACTTCTTTTTTATACGTAAACCACCAGCTACATCAATATCAAAAATTACATGTTTACCTAATGCCCAAATCCGCTCTACTTCTTTTTTAAGTGTGCCGTAAAAATTATCCCTGTACACTTCTTCCCATTCTAAAAAATCATCATTCTTAATATGATTTTTGAATTTTTTTGCGCTTATAAAATAATAGTCTTTGCCATCAATTTCTTTGCCTCGAGGTTCACGAGAAGTGGCAGAAATAGAGAATTCTAAGTTTAAATTTTCTAGACCTAATAAATGCTTTACAATGGTAGTTTTACCCGAACCAGAAGGAGCGGAAAACACAATAAGTTTACCTTTTTTCTGCTTAGAATTTTTATTTGAAGGCATAAATTGCTTTTTCTTTTATAAATACTGTTTGGTGTTTTAACAATTGCTGTAATTCTAATCTTACACTGACTATCAAATAATTATAAAAAACAAATACTAATTAGTATGTTTTTTTATAAATATCGTTTATAAAACATTTAGTAATTGTTCCTTAATTTTCTCTAATTCATCTTTCATTTGTACTACTACCTTTTGCATTGGAGCAAAATTAGATTTTGAACCCGTAGTATTAATTTCCCTACCAATTTCTTGACAGATAAAACCTAGTTTTTTCCCATTGGAATCTTTACTCAGCAAAGCTTCTAAAAAATAATCTAAATGATTATTCAAACGCACTTTTTCTTCTGTAATATCTAACTTTTCTAAATAATAAATGAGCTCTTGCTCAAATCTGTTTTCATCAACATTTTGCTTTAAATCTAATACCGCTTTTTCTAAACGTTCTCGGACTTGAGCTATACGTTGTTCATCTAATGTACTAACCTCTTTGGACAATTGTTGAATATTTTTGATACGTGTAGTAAAATCGAGTGCTAAAACAGCACCTTCGTCAGCTCTAAATCCTTGCACTTCGTCTATAGCTTCATCAATTGTTTTCTCAATTTCAGACCATTCAGTTTCATCAAATTCTTCACGCTGCGTTTTTAAAACATCAGGCAAACGCATTGCAATTTCTAATAAACTTTCAGATGAGACCTCGGTAACACTTCTTAATTGATCTATATAATTATTAACCACCTCTTGGTTAATGGTTGAAGTGGTTTCGCTTCCAGTACTTTCAATATAAATTGTAAAATCTACTTTTCCTCTAAATAATTGTTGTGATAATTTGCTTCTAATTTCTAA from Aureibaculum sp. 2308TA14-22 includes:
- the gmk gene encoding guanylate kinase, which codes for MPSNKNSKQKKGKLIVFSAPSGSGKTTIVKHLLGLENLNLEFSISATSREPRGKEIDGKDYYFISAKKFKNHIKNDDFLEWEEVYRDNFYGTLKKEVERIWALGKHVIFDIDVAGGLRIKKKFPEETLAVFVKPPSIDELKIRLKKRKTESDDRINMRIAKASVELATAPQFDKVIKNYDLDVAQKEAEELVADFVGVKKKKK
- a CDS encoding YicC/YloC family endoribonuclease, which gives rise to MIQSMTGYGKAVTELSQKKVTVEIKTLNSKNLDLNVRVPSMYREKELEIRSKLSQQLFRGKVDFTIYIESTGSETTSTINQEVVNNYIDQLRSVTEVSSESLLEIAMRLPDVLKTQREEFDETEWSEIEKTIDEAIDEVQGFRADEGAVLALDFTTRIKNIQQLSKEVSTLDEQRIAQVRERLEKAVLDLKQNVDENRFEQELIYYLEKLDITEEKVRLNNHLDYFLEALLSKDSNGKKLGFICQEIGREINTTGSKSNFAPMQKVVVQMKDELEKIKEQLLNVL